A genomic window from Coraliomargarita parva includes:
- a CDS encoding transposase has translation MRGAPAVYHCMTRTVNGEKLFGEREKEVLRKMLWQVADFSGVEILTYCILSNHFHVLLSVPEVGQISDREMMRRYRVLYPKPTKYQEASAQVMASQLRAGGEEAEMVRRKLTVRMGDVSEFMKAVKQRFSVWYNRTHARYGTLWAERFKSVLVEGGGNALQTIAAYIDLNPVRAGLGEDPKDYRFCGYAEAVAGGRLAKSGLMRIWADRAGGSVQNALGLHRMLIFGKGSAPGRGATIERKAAVKVLEQQDGELPLATVLRCRVRYFTDGAILGTSEFVRGYADVWQQERGRKRRPRVRALYGADWGDLAVIRGLRRRVFE, from the coding sequence GTGAGAGGAGCTCCGGCGGTGTATCACTGCATGACCCGGACGGTGAATGGGGAGAAGTTGTTTGGGGAGCGGGAAAAGGAGGTGCTGCGCAAGATGTTGTGGCAGGTCGCGGATTTCAGTGGTGTGGAGATTTTGACTTACTGTATTCTGTCGAACCACTTCCACGTGTTGCTGAGCGTGCCGGAGGTGGGGCAAATTTCGGATCGGGAGATGATGCGGCGTTACCGTGTGCTGTACCCGAAGCCGACGAAATACCAGGAGGCCTCGGCGCAAGTGATGGCTTCGCAATTGAGAGCGGGTGGCGAGGAGGCGGAGATGGTTCGCCGAAAGCTGACGGTGCGGATGGGGGATGTCTCGGAGTTCATGAAGGCGGTCAAACAGCGTTTTTCCGTATGGTATAACCGTACGCATGCGCGTTACGGCACGCTTTGGGCGGAGCGCTTCAAGAGCGTCCTGGTGGAGGGGGGCGGCAACGCCCTGCAGACGATCGCAGCGTATATCGATTTGAATCCGGTTCGAGCGGGGCTCGGTGAAGACCCGAAGGACTATCGTTTTTGTGGATATGCCGAGGCCGTGGCGGGTGGGCGTCTGGCAAAGTCGGGCCTGATGCGCATTTGGGCGGATCGAGCGGGTGGGTCCGTTCAGAATGCCTTAGGCTTACACCGCATGTTGATTTTCGGGAAGGGCAGTGCTCCGGGGCGAGGGGCTACAATCGAGCGGAAGGCGGCCGTGAAAGTGCTTGAGCAGCAAGACGGCGAACTGCCACTAGCGACGGTGTTACGATGCCGGGTTCGCTATTTTACGGATGGAGCGATCTTGGGCACGTCGGAATTCGTGCGTGGATATGCAGACGTCTGGCAACAGGAGCGTGGTCGAAAGCGAAGGCCGCGAGTTCGGGCACTGTACGGTGCGGACTGGGGGGACTTGGCTGTGATCCGGGGATTGCGAAGACGGGTATTTGAATGA
- a CDS encoding phasin family protein, with product MKKTMLAGVGMAVVTKDKVLSSFDELVEKGRLTKEEAAKMSDKIIEEGREETEKAKVEASKLFNDMLHRANLVTKDQYDALATRVTELEGRLHKEFPNGD from the coding sequence GTGAAAAAAACCATGTTGGCCGGCGTAGGCATGGCCGTAGTAACGAAGGACAAGGTACTTTCGTCCTTCGATGAACTGGTCGAAAAAGGCCGCCTAACCAAGGAAGAGGCGGCCAAGATGTCCGATAAGATCATCGAAGAAGGCCGTGAAGAAACCGAGAAGGCGAAAGTCGAAGCCAGCAAGCTCTTCAACGACATGCTGCACCGCGCCAATCTTGTAACCAAGGACCAGTACGACGCCCTCGCCACCCGCGTTACCGAGCTCGAAGGCCGCCTGCACAAGGAATTCCCGAATGGGGACTGA
- a CDS encoding four helix bundle protein, with product MPHINSLEDLECWKACRALRLFVVQQVIPLLPSEERFRLGDQLYRAARSTTSNIAEGFGRRHYLDNAKFIRNSLGSQHECLDHLIAATDEDLVPEGILDEFRQLFEKAVALSNGYAAYLGRSARG from the coding sequence ATGCCTCACATCAACAGTTTGGAGGACCTTGAATGCTGGAAGGCGTGCCGGGCCTTGCGCCTGTTTGTCGTTCAACAAGTCATTCCACTCCTGCCGTCGGAAGAACGCTTCCGCCTGGGGGACCAACTCTACCGGGCAGCGAGATCTACCACTTCAAACATCGCGGAAGGCTTTGGACGACGTCACTATCTCGACAATGCCAAATTCATCCGAAACAGCCTGGGCTCCCAACATGAGTGCCTCGACCATCTCATCGCCGCCACGGACGAAGACTTGGTCCCTGAAGGCATCTTGGACGAATTCAGGCAATTATTTGAAAAAGCCGTCGCGCTCTCCAATGGTTATGCAGCCTACCTCGGACGTAGCGCACGCGGGTAG
- a CDS encoding ABC1 kinase family protein yields MKPFNYLANAVRAPEIVAILVRWGFEDLLLQLDTPQFLLKNLVRKKVTDLTFYERVRNACEELGPIFVKFGQILGTRPDKLPEPLVMELKKLRSQVEPQPFEKIHPVLLKELGREIDEVFLNFDPTPVAAGSLGQVYRATLVETGETVAVKVQRADIRKTITADLEIIGWFARQLHSRIEELRPYNIPQLVREAEDRLEDELDYRNEASNAEIFIALNPDQSRVFAPKVYSEYTTRRLIVTEWVEGESPDTVRLEPEMAKEVAELGGNSVFHQIVVTGFFHSDPHSGNMLITSDYRICFLDWGQAGQITMEMRYHLADLFAAITSRDAGKVIRVAQSMAIEDSHIDQRSLEKEITHLLNKHRRFGPNGTNIGTVGLEMLYIFGTNGIAVSPDYALLSKAILCVEESARLIHAEFDIQEVARPFLVKLNKERWSFKSLKSRTVYPFVDMLRRMQKIPESLHRILNRIEREEIQINLHHTGTENLEDTFNSSMNRLTVGIIIGSLIIGSSLVITTGVKPLLWGFPAIGILGFLVSGLLGLYIVISTLRNHHHK; encoded by the coding sequence TTGAAACCCTTCAACTACTTGGCCAATGCCGTTCGTGCGCCGGAGATCGTGGCGATTCTGGTGCGGTGGGGTTTTGAGGACTTGTTGCTGCAGCTGGACACCCCGCAGTTCCTGCTCAAGAATCTGGTCCGGAAGAAGGTCACCGACCTCACTTTCTACGAGCGGGTGCGCAATGCCTGCGAAGAGCTCGGCCCGATCTTTGTGAAGTTCGGCCAGATCCTCGGCACCCGCCCGGACAAGTTGCCTGAGCCGCTGGTCATGGAGCTGAAGAAGCTGCGTAGCCAGGTCGAGCCACAGCCCTTCGAAAAGATCCACCCTGTCCTGTTGAAGGAGCTCGGCCGCGAGATCGACGAGGTCTTTCTCAATTTCGACCCCACCCCGGTCGCCGCCGGCTCACTGGGACAGGTTTATCGGGCGACCCTCGTTGAGACCGGTGAAACCGTCGCGGTGAAAGTCCAGCGTGCGGACATCCGCAAGACGATCACCGCCGACCTCGAGATCATCGGCTGGTTTGCCCGCCAGTTGCACAGCCGGATCGAGGAGCTGCGCCCCTACAACATCCCGCAGCTCGTCCGCGAGGCGGAAGACCGACTGGAGGACGAACTCGACTACCGCAACGAGGCCAGCAATGCGGAAATCTTCATCGCCCTGAACCCGGACCAATCGCGCGTCTTCGCGCCCAAGGTGTATTCCGAATACACGACGCGTCGCCTGATCGTGACCGAGTGGGTCGAAGGGGAATCGCCGGACACGGTCCGGCTCGAGCCGGAGATGGCCAAGGAAGTGGCCGAGCTCGGCGGCAACTCCGTCTTTCACCAGATCGTGGTCACCGGATTCTTTCACTCGGACCCACACTCCGGCAACATGCTCATCACCTCGGACTACCGTATTTGCTTCCTCGACTGGGGACAGGCCGGCCAGATCACAATGGAGATGCGCTACCACCTGGCCGACCTATTTGCGGCCATCACCAGCCGAGACGCCGGCAAGGTCATCCGTGTCGCCCAAAGCATGGCCATCGAGGACAGCCACATCGACCAGCGCAGCCTCGAAAAGGAAATCACCCATTTGCTCAACAAGCACCGGCGCTTCGGCCCCAACGGCACCAATATCGGAACCGTCGGTCTGGAGATGCTCTACATCTTCGGCACCAACGGAATCGCCGTCTCGCCCGACTACGCCTTGCTCTCCAAAGCCATCCTCTGCGTCGAGGAATCCGCCCGCCTGATCCATGCCGAGTTCGACATCCAGGAAGTCGCCCGCCCCTTCCTCGTCAAATTGAACAAGGAACGCTGGAGCTTCAAGAGCCTCAAAAGCCGGACGGTCTACCCCTTTGTCGACATGCTCCGGCGCATGCAAAAGATCCCGGAAAGCCTCCACCGCATCCTCAACCGGATCGAGCGCGAGGAGATCCAGATCAACCTGCACCACACCGGCACCGAAAACCTGGAAGACACCTTCAACTCCTCCATGAACCGGCTCACCGTAGGCATCATCATCGGCTCTCTCATCATCGGCTCCTCCCTCGTCATCACCACCGGGGTCAAACCGCTCCTCTGGGGCTTCCCCGCCATCGGCATACTCGGCTTTCTCGTTTCCGGCCTGTTGGGCCTGTACATCGTGATCTCCACCCTGCGCAACCATCACCACAAATGA
- a CDS encoding inositol monophosphatase family protein, producing MSTTDFDPAAVRARLDAIETILPDLEKELIGLQQGGLSITTKSNDFDLVTQADVLSEERLARFISSQFPEDSILAEEGTELPAAASSVSFQWILDPIDGTVNYANGMPIWAISIGLRHEGAIVGAIVCGPGLGLRYRAVLGEGATRNGQPIQTNGKTQIGRGLVVTGFPYDRAKRAEPLSRALANMLHKAGGVRRLGAAALDFCFLADGRFVGYYEMGLKAWDFCAGVLIAEEAGACLTDFHGQPLDIFNSKGVVGAATPEAHAELLSASAPMLEAVELEGD from the coding sequence ATGAGCACGACAGATTTTGATCCCGCCGCGGTCCGAGCACGCCTCGACGCCATCGAAACCATCCTCCCGGATTTGGAAAAGGAACTCATCGGGCTGCAACAAGGCGGGCTCTCGATCACTACCAAGTCCAACGACTTCGACCTCGTCACCCAAGCCGACGTCCTGAGCGAAGAAAGGCTCGCGCGCTTCATCTCAAGCCAGTTCCCCGAGGACTCCATTCTCGCCGAGGAAGGCACCGAGCTGCCCGCCGCCGCCTCATCTGTATCCTTCCAGTGGATACTGGATCCGATCGACGGAACGGTCAACTACGCCAACGGCATGCCCATCTGGGCGATCTCCATCGGCCTGCGCCATGAGGGCGCCATCGTAGGGGCCATCGTCTGCGGCCCCGGACTCGGGCTTCGCTACCGGGCCGTGCTCGGCGAAGGCGCCACACGCAACGGACAGCCCATACAAACAAACGGGAAGACGCAAATCGGGCGCGGACTGGTCGTGACCGGATTCCCCTACGACCGGGCCAAGCGGGCCGAACCGCTCAGCCGCGCCCTTGCCAACATGCTGCACAAGGCCGGCGGCGTACGCCGGCTCGGGGCCGCCGCACTCGACTTCTGCTTCCTCGCCGACGGACGCTTCGTCGGCTACTATGAAATGGGACTCAAGGCATGGGACTTCTGCGCCGGCGTCCTCATCGCGGAAGAAGCCGGCGCCTGCCTGACCGACTTCCACGGACAGCCACTCGACATTTTCAACAGCAAAGGCGTCGTCGGCGCCGCCACCCCCGAGGCCCACGCCGAGCTCCTCTCCGCATCCGCCCCCATGCTCGAAGCCGTCGAGCTGGAGGGGGATTGA
- a CDS encoding sugar phosphate isomerase/epimerase family protein — translation MKIEQVALITYTIRDFIQTPEGFRESMKKLADIGFKAVQISGMPHDVLPPEEIAAICAENGLTICATHEPSVMILDEPEKIVERLKALGCKYTAYPFPSGIDFTDAQARSEFIAKLDKAGAVLREAGLVLTYHNHANEFYSWDGKTGLEHIYDETDPENIKAEIDTYWVQLGGGCPAKWCRDLKGRLPLLHMKDVGVREASNPIMFEIGYGNLDFKGIVKAAEESGCEWYIIEQDVCPGDPFDSLKMSFDYIKANLVD, via the coding sequence ATGAAAATCGAACAAGTAGCCCTGATCACGTATACGATCCGTGATTTTATCCAGACCCCGGAAGGCTTTCGTGAAAGCATGAAGAAGCTGGCCGATATCGGCTTCAAGGCCGTGCAGATTTCCGGGATGCCGCACGATGTGCTGCCGCCGGAAGAAATCGCCGCGATTTGTGCCGAAAACGGCCTGACCATTTGCGCGACACACGAGCCGAGCGTCATGATTCTGGATGAGCCGGAAAAAATCGTGGAACGCTTGAAGGCGCTCGGTTGCAAGTACACCGCTTACCCGTTCCCGAGCGGAATCGATTTCACCGATGCTCAGGCTCGCAGCGAGTTTATCGCCAAGCTGGACAAGGCCGGTGCCGTTCTGCGCGAAGCAGGTCTGGTCCTGACTTACCACAACCATGCCAACGAGTTCTACTCTTGGGACGGCAAGACCGGACTGGAGCACATCTATGACGAAACCGATCCCGAGAACATCAAGGCCGAGATCGACACCTACTGGGTGCAACTCGGTGGCGGTTGCCCGGCCAAATGGTGCCGCGATCTGAAGGGCCGCCTCCCGCTGCTGCACATGAAGGATGTGGGCGTGCGTGAAGCAAGCAACCCGATCATGTTCGAAATCGGCTACGGGAACCTCGACTTCAAGGGCATCGTGAAGGCGGCTGAAGAGTCCGGCTGCGAATGGTACATCATTGAGCAGGATGTTTGCCCGGGCGACCCGTTCGACTCCCTCAAGATGAGCTTTGATTACATCAAGGCGAACCTGGTCGACTAG
- a CDS encoding Gfo/Idh/MocA family protein: MADAKDGMNYAPTSSATKAVVKPGEFKIAAAYFDHGHIFGEINGLTEAGAELAMIYDTDPVRLESLKEQFPQAKVARSFDEVLADDSIQLVAAAAIPSERGPIGCKVMEAGKDYMTDKCPFTTLEQLEAAKKITDATGRKYLVYYSERVHVESAWYVDELIQGGAIGDIVHMEIFGPHRLNKPTRPEWFFQKARYGGILTDIASHQFDQFLHYTRCDEGKVAHAIVDNRANPDKPELEDVGQASLILDNGVQCFSRVNWFTPDGMRGWGDGRSFITGTKGSIEIRKYFDLCRSDEGDLILLVDDKGEHELRVGGKVGFPFFGQVILDCLNRTDKAMTQHHAFQAARLSMQAQAMADAAR, translated from the coding sequence ATGGCAGATGCCAAAGATGGAATGAACTATGCCCCGACTTCCTCGGCCACCAAGGCCGTCGTGAAGCCGGGCGAATTCAAGATCGCCGCCGCGTATTTCGACCACGGGCATATCTTCGGTGAGATCAACGGTCTGACCGAAGCCGGTGCCGAGCTGGCGATGATCTATGATACGGATCCGGTGCGTCTCGAAAGCCTGAAGGAACAATTCCCGCAGGCGAAGGTGGCCCGCAGCTTTGACGAGGTGCTCGCAGATGATTCGATCCAGCTCGTGGCCGCCGCGGCGATTCCCAGCGAGCGCGGTCCGATCGGTTGCAAGGTCATGGAAGCCGGCAAGGACTACATGACCGACAAGTGCCCCTTCACCACCCTGGAGCAACTGGAAGCCGCCAAGAAGATCACGGATGCAACCGGCCGGAAGTATCTGGTGTATTACTCCGAGCGTGTGCACGTCGAGTCGGCCTGGTATGTGGACGAGTTGATTCAAGGCGGCGCGATTGGCGATATCGTGCACATGGAAATTTTCGGGCCGCATCGCTTGAACAAGCCGACCCGGCCGGAATGGTTTTTCCAGAAGGCGCGGTATGGCGGTATCCTGACCGACATTGCTTCGCACCAGTTCGACCAGTTCCTGCATTATACCCGTTGTGACGAGGGCAAGGTGGCGCATGCCATCGTGGACAATCGTGCGAATCCGGACAAGCCGGAGCTGGAGGATGTGGGGCAAGCCTCCCTGATCCTGGACAACGGCGTGCAATGTTTCTCCCGTGTCAACTGGTTCACGCCGGACGGTATGCGTGGTTGGGGCGACGGACGCAGCTTTATCACCGGGACCAAGGGGTCCATCGAGATTCGCAAGTACTTCGACCTCTGTCGCAGCGATGAGGGTGATTTGATCCTCCTCGTCGACGACAAGGGTGAGCATGAGCTGCGCGTCGGCGGCAAGGTTGGCTTCCCCTTCTTCGGGCAAGTCATCCTCGACTGCCTGAACCGGACCGACAAGGCCATGACCCAGCACCATGCCTTCCAGGCCGCACGTCTGTCGATGCAGGCGCAAGCGATGGCGGACGCCGCCCGCTAG